The following proteins are co-located in the Hydrogenobacter hydrogenophilus genome:
- a CDS encoding GspE/PulE family protein yields MDATVKIQINHEFLKANGIAPLEEGEDYIKFACLREDEYLRELLQRTLGKKVIFQQVDEERLNNLLEDPTSIGLELEALSEDVLDERKLENIAEEAPIVKFVNDMIRDAITRSATDIHIEQFENHVVVRYRIDGILYTIREYPKYIAPPVISRIKILSRLNIAEKRLPQDGKFSYSLNGQEYDIRVSTVPSVHGEGAVLRILKRGEINLSLHTLGFKDQDINALLSFIKKPYGMILVTGPTGSGKTTTLYACMKEINTGEKKIITVEDPVEYNLRGVVQIQVMPKIGLTFANALRNILRQDPDVIMIGEIRDLETASIAVQASLTGHLVLATLHTNDASSAFTRLIDMGVEEFLLASAVIGVISQRLVRKVCPYCVYEYEPATFEEEILKLNGIDVPEKLYKGKGCEKCNHTGYLGRTVIGEILKVSEDIRSLVVKKSDAGKIKEQAIKEGMVPLLKDGLLKAVEGITTVEEILRVYRD; encoded by the coding sequence ATGGATGCCACAGTGAAGATCCAAATAAATCACGAATTTTTAAAGGCAAACGGCATAGCTCCATTAGAAGAGGGAGAGGACTATATAAAGTTTGCATGCCTAAGAGAGGATGAATACCTTAGGGAGCTTTTGCAAAGAACTTTAGGCAAAAAGGTGATCTTTCAGCAGGTAGATGAAGAAAGGTTAAACAACCTGCTTGAGGATCCAACAAGTATAGGATTAGAGCTTGAAGCACTTTCCGAAGATGTGCTGGACGAAAGAAAGCTTGAAAATATAGCAGAAGAAGCACCTATAGTAAAGTTTGTTAATGATATGATAAGGGATGCTATAACGCGTTCAGCTACGGACATACACATAGAGCAGTTTGAAAACCATGTAGTGGTGCGCTACAGGATAGACGGTATCCTCTATACTATAAGGGAGTATCCCAAGTACATAGCTCCGCCAGTAATATCAAGGATAAAGATACTTTCAAGGCTCAACATAGCGGAAAAGAGACTACCTCAGGATGGAAAGTTCTCTTATTCCCTTAATGGTCAGGAGTATGATATCCGGGTTTCTACCGTCCCGTCGGTTCACGGTGAAGGTGCGGTGCTAAGGATACTCAAGCGCGGAGAGATAAATCTTAGTCTCCATACCTTAGGTTTTAAGGACCAAGATATTAACGCATTGCTTTCCTTCATAAAAAAGCCCTACGGTATGATACTGGTTACTGGACCCACGGGTTCAGGGAAAACTACAACCTTGTATGCCTGTATGAAAGAGATAAACACAGGGGAGAAGAAAATAATAACCGTTGAGGACCCCGTGGAGTATAACCTCAGAGGTGTAGTACAAATACAGGTTATGCCCAAAATAGGACTTACCTTTGCAAACGCGTTAAGAAACATACTCAGGCAGGATCCAGATGTGATCATGATAGGTGAGATAAGGGACCTTGAGACTGCAAGTATAGCAGTTCAGGCATCTCTGACAGGTCATTTGGTACTTGCTACCTTGCATACTAACGACGCGTCAAGCGCTTTTACAAGGCTCATAGATATGGGTGTGGAGGAGTTTCTTCTGGCTTCGGCAGTGATAGGAGTTATATCTCAAAGACTTGTCAGAAAAGTATGTCCTTACTGCGTTTACGAATATGAGCCTGCAACCTTTGAAGAGGAAATATTGAAGCTCAATGGAATTGATGTACCTGAAAAGCTTTATAAAGGGAAAGGATGTGAAAAGTGCAACCATACGGGTTATTTGGGTAGAACAGTAATAGGTGAGATTCTCAAGGTTTCTGAAGATATAAGGAGCTTAGTAGTCAAAAAATCTGACGCAGGTAAGATAAAGGAACAAGCGATAAAAGAGGGTATGGTACCGCTTTTAAAGGATGGACTTTTAAAAGCGGTGGAAGGGATAACTACCGTAGAGGAAATACTGAGAGTTTACAGAGATTAA
- the secE gene encoding preprotein translocase subunit SecE gives MEKIKNFLKGVKQEIYRVSWPDRKLVTKATISVIIFSLFIGIYLWLLDIGFTRMIHFVLSLRGS, from the coding sequence ATGGAGAAGATAAAGAACTTTCTTAAAGGTGTAAAGCAGGAAATATATCGAGTATCGTGGCCTGACAGAAAATTGGTGACAAAAGCTACCATTAGTGTTATAATTTTCTCTTTGTTTATAGGTATATACTTGTGGCTTTTGGATATTGGTTTTACAAGAATGATACACTTTGTGCTTTCTTTGAGAGGTAGCTGA
- the rplK gene encoding 50S ribosomal protein L11 gives MAKKVSAVVELMLPAQQATPAPPVGPALGQHGVNIMEFVKQFNAASKEFEPGTVVPVVITIYQDRSFTFIMKTPPASYLLKKAAKVQKGSGDPKKQKVGKITVDQLREIANIKLKDMNTKDINAAMRTIAGTAKSMGIEIEGWKE, from the coding sequence ATGGCTAAGAAAGTAAGTGCTGTTGTTGAACTTATGTTGCCAGCTCAGCAAGCAACACCCGCACCGCCTGTTGGTCCAGCTCTTGGTCAGCATGGTGTTAACATAATGGAGTTTGTCAAGCAGTTTAACGCGGCAAGCAAGGAGTTTGAACCCGGCACAGTAGTTCCTGTGGTCATTACCATATATCAGGACAGAAGCTTCACCTTTATAATGAAAACTCCGCCAGCCTCTTACCTTCTTAAGAAGGCTGCCAAAGTTCAAAAAGGTTCAGGTGATCCCAAAAAGCAAAAAGTAGGCAAGATCACAGTAGACCAACTCAGAGAGATAGCTAATATAAAATTAAAAGATATGAACACTAAGGATATAAACGCAGCCATGAGAACCATAGCAGGAACAGCTAAAAGTATGGGCATAGAGATAGAAGGATGGAAGGAGTAG
- a CDS encoding bifunctional alpha,alpha-trehalose-phosphate synthase (UDP-forming)/trehalose-phosphatase yields the protein MKLVIIANRIPLTIRGTDPLIFVRSPGGLVSGIDAFIKKANISDWVWIGWVGSRVKKRDLEKIRSTLIQESNCIPIYIPEKLLDKFYNGFSNKTLWPLFHNMPDLATYKQDEWQSYQEVNKLFFRALIDNVEVDKDTYIWIHDYHLMLLPSMVREFYPDAKIGFFLHIPFPPPETFAQLPWKRETLEGLLGADVIGFHTYEYTTNFLRSLSRVLGIEHSMGELVYNSRIIKADTFPMGIDVDKFNVKDDEIEEQVLSIKQVLHYKKIIFSVDRLDYTKGIYNRLLAYEDLLKRREDFRNNVVLILNIVPSREGVEHYQRMKRQIEEKIAEINGYFGSVEWVPILYHYKSLPVNELIAHYRACDVILITPIKDGMNLVAKEFVASRQDLKGVLILSEFAGAAKELGEALIVNPNSIEELSKAIEAALDMPEDEQSFRLKAMQERLRRYDILRWGNDFISSVKEISSKREILKTKELTERLIRKLKDMFNSARKRLILLDYDGTLIPIARRPDMAIPTEEIRYILYNLGSMENTKVVLISGRKKEWLERWFGNLPITLVAEHGCLIKSPGESWEAKCYINQEIREKVKNIMESYVDKLPQAFVEEKDFTLAFHYRNADQEMASLRVAELVDEISSLIANTELNILMGNKVVEIRPASVNKGTIAVSLSQDCDFILAMGDDTTDEDMFKSLPQKSITIKVGTGPSFARYYLPSQRSALDFLSKLSKS from the coding sequence ATGAAGTTAGTTATAATTGCTAACAGGATTCCTCTGACTATCAGAGGAACAGACCCGCTTATATTTGTTAGAAGCCCTGGTGGATTGGTATCGGGTATAGATGCTTTTATAAAAAAAGCGAATATATCAGACTGGGTTTGGATAGGCTGGGTTGGTTCTCGTGTAAAGAAAAGAGATTTAGAGAAAATTAGGTCAACTCTTATCCAAGAGTCTAATTGCATACCCATATACATACCGGAAAAGCTTTTGGATAAGTTTTACAACGGATTTTCCAACAAGACACTCTGGCCTCTTTTCCATAACATGCCAGACTTAGCAACTTATAAACAAGATGAATGGCAAAGTTATCAGGAAGTCAATAAACTATTCTTTAGAGCTCTTATAGATAATGTTGAAGTTGATAAAGATACATACATATGGATTCACGACTACCATCTTATGCTTTTACCAAGTATGGTAAGAGAATTCTATCCTGATGCCAAAATAGGATTTTTCCTTCATATACCGTTTCCTCCACCAGAAACATTTGCTCAGCTTCCTTGGAAGAGGGAAACGTTAGAGGGCTTGCTAGGAGCAGACGTTATAGGATTTCACACATATGAATATACTACTAATTTTCTTCGTAGCCTTTCAAGAGTCTTGGGTATTGAGCATAGCATGGGAGAATTGGTTTATAACAGTAGAATAATAAAAGCTGACACATTTCCAATGGGTATAGACGTTGATAAATTCAATGTGAAAGATGATGAAATAGAAGAACAGGTTTTGTCTATAAAACAAGTTTTGCATTATAAAAAAATAATTTTTTCAGTAGATAGGCTAGATTATACTAAAGGCATATACAACAGGCTTTTAGCTTACGAAGATTTGTTAAAGAGAAGGGAGGATTTTAGAAACAACGTTGTCTTGATTTTAAATATAGTGCCATCAAGAGAGGGTGTAGAACATTATCAAAGAATGAAGAGACAAATAGAGGAAAAGATAGCTGAGATAAATGGGTATTTTGGTTCTGTGGAATGGGTTCCAATACTTTATCATTACAAATCTTTGCCTGTAAATGAGTTAATAGCACATTATAGGGCTTGCGATGTTATACTGATAACTCCTATAAAAGATGGCATGAATTTAGTAGCAAAGGAGTTTGTAGCTTCAAGGCAAGATTTAAAAGGGGTGCTTATATTATCTGAATTTGCTGGAGCAGCAAAAGAGCTAGGCGAAGCTTTAATAGTAAATCCAAACTCTATAGAGGAATTATCAAAAGCTATAGAAGCAGCTCTTGATATGCCAGAAGATGAACAAAGTTTTAGACTAAAAGCCATGCAGGAAAGACTTAGAAGATACGATATATTAAGATGGGGTAACGATTTTATCAGTTCTGTAAAAGAAATATCTTCAAAAAGGGAAATTTTGAAAACGAAAGAGCTTACGGAAAGACTTATAAGAAAATTAAAGGATATGTTTAATAGCGCTAGAAAGAGATTGATACTTTTAGATTATGACGGTACTTTAATACCTATTGCAAGAAGACCAGACATGGCCATCCCTACTGAGGAGATTAGGTATATTCTATACAATTTAGGTTCCATGGAAAATACAAAGGTAGTACTTATATCTGGCAGAAAAAAAGAGTGGTTAGAAAGATGGTTTGGAAACCTTCCCATTACTTTGGTAGCAGAACATGGATGTCTTATTAAATCACCTGGTGAAAGCTGGGAAGCCAAATGTTATATAAACCAAGAAATTAGAGAAAAAGTAAAAAATATAATGGAATCCTATGTAGATAAATTGCCACAAGCTTTTGTAGAAGAAAAAGATTTTACGCTAGCTTTTCATTACAGAAACGCTGATCAAGAAATGGCTTCCTTAAGAGTAGCTGAACTGGTAGACGAGATTAGTTCGCTTATAGCTAATACAGAATTAAATATTTTAATGGGCAACAAAGTAGTAGAGATAAGACCAGCCAGCGTTAATAAAGGGACTATTGCTGTTTCTCTTTCCCAAGATTGTGATTTTATATTGGCTATGGGCGACGATACCACGGATGAGGATATGTTTAAGTCTCTTCCGCAAAAATCTATTACTATAAAAGTAGGTACGGGACCATCTTTTGCTAGATACTACTTACCTTCTCAGCGCAGTGCGTTGGATTTTCTTAGTAAATTGTCCAAATCTTAA
- the nusG gene encoding transcription termination/antitermination protein NusG: MGEFKWYALQVEAGKEATARENLLKVIQLEGLQDYVEDVVVPAEEKVVIRTQGKEKYRLSLRGNNRDLSVLGKKGVTTFRIADGEVRVIESVEGDTCVEAPPISKPGQKISCKENKVEAKIILESKMFPGYLLIKADMNDALLRAIEKTPHVYRPVLVGGKIAPIDEKEVERIISFVKKGVRPLRVLFEKGDQVRVIEGPFMNFTGTVEEVHPEREKAVVLISIFGRLTPVELDFSQIEKL; encoded by the coding sequence ATGGGAGAGTTTAAGTGGTACGCACTGCAAGTTGAGGCTGGCAAAGAGGCTACTGCAAGGGAGAACCTTCTGAAGGTTATACAGTTGGAAGGTCTACAGGACTATGTGGAAGATGTGGTAGTGCCAGCGGAGGAAAAGGTAGTTATAAGAACTCAAGGTAAGGAAAAGTATAGGCTTTCTTTGAGAGGGAACAACAGGGATCTGAGTGTGCTTGGAAAAAAGGGAGTGACTACTTTTAGGATAGCGGACGGAGAGGTTAGAGTTATTGAAAGCGTAGAAGGAGATACGTGCGTAGAAGCTCCTCCCATATCAAAGCCTGGACAAAAAATAAGCTGTAAAGAAAACAAAGTGGAGGCTAAGATCATCCTTGAGTCAAAGATGTTTCCCGGATACCTGCTTATAAAGGCGGATATGAACGATGCCCTTTTGAGAGCCATAGAAAAGACACCTCACGTTTATAGACCCGTTTTGGTGGGTGGAAAGATAGCACCCATAGATGAGAAAGAAGTGGAAAGGATCATAAGCTTTGTGAAGAAAGGCGTAAGACCTCTGCGCGTCCTTTTTGAAAAGGGAGATCAGGTAAGGGTAATAGAGGGACCTTTTATGAACTTTACTGGCACAGTGGAAGAAGTGCATCCCGAAAGGGAAAAGGCTGTGGTGCTTATAAGCATATTTGGAAGGCTCACACCTGTAGAGCTTGACTTTTCACAGATAGAGAAGCTTTAG
- the csx2 gene encoding TIGR02221 family CRISPR-associated protein, protein MADHLLVSFIGKATKSKEEGTGYQKITYRFEDGSTYESSFFTVAIHRYLRERQNIEPDLLIVGTSGSTWGELFQLSESEQVFEIASSLEKGFDHEKLKRLEDILSEDLGVRVRLLSVEDNPPRVLEIAKEVFNILSTADYKEVFLDITHSYRYMPYSVLSAFMIYKNLRDFRLRIFYGFLEYGRREDPKPAYELTDISHLLDISNAVSLITSTGDFRAYYDKLGAGDVAKRAYYKIETNQQPRTELKELMKFKPPEQYDTLHKEINRLISELDRDYLDERMVSRAKFFADRGQYLKAIVLLYEAFIVLACRKQNRQDCNKYKTREEIRDQLRNNEKFEFLSHLRNVIVHGSQPEGKYGGEIQRILGSEEEFKKVFEDYLDYYYRLKENK, encoded by the coding sequence ATGGCTGATCATCTACTTGTATCTTTTATAGGCAAGGCTACAAAGAGTAAGGAAGAGGGGACTGGCTACCAGAAGATAACCTACAGGTTTGAAGATGGAAGCACCTACGAAAGCTCCTTCTTCACCGTAGCGATCCACAGATACCTAAGAGAGAGACAGAACATAGAACCTGATCTGCTTATAGTGGGCACAAGCGGTTCTACTTGGGGAGAGCTCTTTCAACTTTCCGAAAGTGAGCAGGTTTTTGAGATAGCCAGTAGCTTAGAAAAAGGTTTTGACCACGAGAAACTAAAGCGTCTGGAAGATATCCTCTCTGAGGACTTGGGCGTTAGAGTAAGACTGCTATCAGTAGAGGACAACCCGCCAAGAGTGCTTGAGATAGCAAAAGAGGTATTCAACATCCTGAGCACCGCAGATTACAAGGAGGTGTTCCTTGACATAACCCACTCTTATAGGTACATGCCTTACTCCGTTCTGAGCGCTTTCATGATTTACAAGAACCTGAGGGATTTTAGACTGAGAATATTCTACGGCTTTCTGGAATATGGGCGCAGAGAAGACCCAAAGCCAGCCTACGAGCTCACGGACATATCTCACCTTTTAGACATCTCAAACGCAGTGTCTCTCATCACTTCCACAGGAGATTTTAGAGCTTACTACGACAAGCTTGGCGCAGGAGATGTGGCCAAAAGAGCCTACTACAAAATAGAAACTAACCAACAACCACGCACAGAGTTAAAGGAGCTCATGAAGTTTAAACCACCAGAGCAATACGATACACTACACAAGGAGATAAACCGTCTAATATCAGAGCTTGACAGGGATTACCTTGACGAGCGAATGGTCAGCAGGGCAAAGTTCTTTGCGGACAGGGGCCAGTACCTAAAGGCTATAGTACTGCTTTATGAGGCTTTTATAGTGCTTGCTTGCAGAAAACAGAATAGACAAGACTGCAACAAATACAAAACCAGAGAAGAGATAAGAGACCAGCTTAGAAATAATGAGAAGTTTGAGTTTTTGAGCCACCTAAGAAATGTCATAGTACATGGCAGTCAGCCAGAGGGTAAGTATGGAGGAGAGATACAGCGCATACTTGGTTCAGAAGAGGAGTTCAAAAAGGTGTTTGAGGATTACTTGGATTACTACTATCGGTTAAAGGAGAATAAATGA
- the tuf gene encoding elongation factor Tu has translation MAKEKFIREKEHVNVGTIGHVDHGKSTLTSAITCVLAAGIMPGGKARCTRYEEIDKAPEEKERGITINITHVEYETPKRHYAHVDCPGHADYIKNMITGAAQMDGAILVVSAADGPMPQTREHVLLARQVNVPYIVVFMNKCDMVDDPELLDLVELEVRELLSKYEFPGDEVPVIRGSALGALQELDGGKPDKWCNSIVELLNAMDEYIPTPVREIDKPFLMPIEDVFTISGRGTVVTGRVERGVLRRGDEVEIVGLREEPIRTVATSIEMFRKILDEALPGDNVGVLLRGVGKDDVERGQVLAKPGTVKPHKRFRAQVYVLSKEEGGRHTPFFVNYRPQFYFRTADVTGTVVKLPEGQEMVMPGDNVELEVELIQPVAMEEGLRFAIREGGRTVGAGVVTQILD, from the coding sequence ATGGCAAAGGAGAAGTTTATAAGAGAAAAAGAGCACGTCAATGTTGGGACGATAGGGCACGTAGACCACGGTAAGTCTACCCTCACATCTGCCATAACCTGCGTGCTTGCAGCTGGCATTATGCCAGGAGGCAAAGCCAGATGCACAAGATACGAAGAGATAGACAAAGCACCAGAAGAAAAAGAAAGGGGTATAACCATAAACATCACCCATGTGGAGTACGAAACACCCAAAAGACACTACGCTCACGTGGACTGTCCGGGACACGCTGACTACATCAAAAACATGATAACGGGTGCAGCACAGATGGACGGTGCTATTTTGGTAGTTTCCGCAGCGGACGGACCCATGCCCCAGACGAGGGAACATGTGCTACTTGCAAGGCAGGTGAATGTCCCTTACATAGTGGTGTTTATGAACAAGTGCGATATGGTAGATGACCCAGAGCTATTAGACCTTGTAGAGCTTGAAGTGAGGGAGCTCCTTTCCAAGTATGAGTTTCCCGGAGACGAAGTGCCAGTCATAAGGGGTTCAGCTTTGGGAGCACTGCAGGAGCTTGACGGAGGCAAACCAGACAAGTGGTGCAACTCCATAGTAGAGCTACTAAACGCCATGGACGAGTACATACCCACACCAGTGAGGGAAATAGACAAACCCTTCCTCATGCCCATAGAGGATGTGTTTACCATATCAGGTCGTGGTACAGTAGTGACAGGCAGAGTAGAGAGGGGGGTATTAAGGCGTGGAGATGAAGTAGAGATAGTAGGATTAAGAGAAGAACCCATAAGGACAGTAGCAACATCCATAGAGATGTTCAGGAAGATACTGGACGAAGCACTACCTGGGGACAATGTGGGAGTACTGCTTAGGGGAGTAGGCAAGGACGATGTGGAGAGGGGACAGGTGTTGGCAAAGCCGGGCACTGTAAAACCCCACAAACGCTTTAGGGCACAGGTGTATGTACTTAGCAAAGAAGAAGGAGGAAGGCACACACCCTTCTTTGTGAACTACAGGCCACAGTTTTACTTTAGGACAGCGGACGTGACAGGGACAGTAGTGAAGTTGCCAGAAGGACAAGAGATGGTGATGCCTGGGGACAACGTGGAACTTGAGGTAGAACTCATACAACCTGTGGCGATGGAAGAGGGACTTAGGTTTGCCATAAGGGAAGGAGGAAGGACTGTGGGTGCTGGTGTGGTCACCCAAATCCTTGATTGA
- the rpmG gene encoding 50S ribosomal protein L33: MANVREVIVLACTECKRRNYSTTKNKQKHPQRMELRKYCKWCRKHTLHREVK, translated from the coding sequence ATGGCAAATGTAAGGGAAGTTATAGTATTGGCATGCACAGAGTGCAAAAGAAGGAATTACTCCACTACTAAGAACAAACAGAAACATCCTCAGAGAATGGAACTAAGAAAGTACTGTAAGTGGTGCAGAAAACACACTCTGCATAGAGAAGTAAAGTAG
- a CDS encoding choice-of-anchor D domain-containing protein produces the protein MRKLLALTFGVLITSSFSISQPVIRIFPSSPYDYGPTTIDTTKTTDFAITNIGDPTAGPLRICGVSVPSGFQNFKIVGDSCSGSSLNYGVSCTISVRFEPHQKLAYSGTLAVVYDDDGDTTACNTQKTAIVNLTGKGVAIKISGPGCDPSRFICDFGDVSVGSNAYKTVRVCNASGDTLTLLNPAFNLIENPVGDIPAFGLITTNCNGASLNFFAGNTDDCVNNYCELQLAFSPQDTKNYFGTANINDANGGPGNQSAGVGIFLKGNGIYPSADIDFGTVPLGSFVDRFVNISFTCPNNGNATPGETITLPDSLVSVSGTYFSIGSSSCPTSCIENQTVSCNVAVRFQPFTSGVFTGRVIVAVPNGSSIERTLVGRGGPATQNFLSLSSSSIDFGTVPRFSSVGKVIVVRNITSSTLEFNVAVAGSGFFTNVVGCTCNDNYVSNGTECIPSTTPPLPTSTRAYKLRPGEVCSIAVGFSPPLSARGTLGGVLIFDTQAQAVSVPMTAQVPTSNPPTTPPSLPSVGSGGGGGCTMGYGNASLFFAWFFVPFALLSKRLFNRR, from the coding sequence ATGAGAAAACTTCTGGCGCTTACCTTTGGAGTGCTTATTACTTCAAGTTTTTCTATTTCACAGCCTGTGATAAGAATCTTTCCCTCTTCTCCCTATGACTACGGACCTACCACCATAGACACTACCAAAACTACTGACTTTGCGATAACTAACATAGGAGACCCCACTGCTGGACCTTTGAGGATATGTGGAGTTTCTGTCCCTTCAGGATTTCAAAATTTTAAGATAGTTGGGGATAGCTGTAGTGGGAGCAGTCTAAACTATGGTGTTTCATGTACCATATCCGTAAGATTTGAACCACACCAAAAACTTGCCTATTCTGGTACTTTGGCAGTGGTATACGACGATGATGGAGACACCACGGCTTGCAATACACAAAAGACAGCCATAGTTAATCTAACAGGCAAAGGTGTAGCCATAAAGATATCCGGTCCTGGGTGCGATCCATCAAGGTTTATATGCGACTTTGGTGATGTGAGCGTAGGCAGTAACGCTTATAAAACTGTAAGGGTATGCAATGCCAGTGGAGATACTCTTACTCTTCTGAATCCTGCTTTTAACCTTATAGAAAATCCTGTGGGAGATATACCTGCCTTTGGGCTTATAACTACCAACTGCAACGGTGCAAGCTTAAACTTTTTTGCAGGAAATACCGACGACTGTGTTAATAACTACTGCGAGCTTCAGCTTGCTTTCTCACCGCAGGATACTAAAAACTACTTTGGCACAGCCAACATAAATGATGCCAACGGTGGTCCTGGGAACCAGAGCGCCGGTGTTGGTATATTTTTAAAAGGAAATGGTATATACCCAAGTGCGGACATAGACTTTGGTACAGTTCCTTTGGGTAGCTTTGTGGATAGGTTCGTCAATATTAGTTTTACATGTCCAAATAATGGAAATGCAACACCCGGCGAAACGATAACCCTGCCTGATTCTCTCGTGAGCGTATCGGGTACGTACTTTTCTATAGGAAGCTCTTCCTGTCCTACATCATGCATAGAAAATCAAACTGTAAGCTGTAATGTAGCAGTACGGTTCCAACCTTTTACTTCAGGTGTATTTACGGGAAGGGTTATCGTAGCTGTACCTAACGGATCTTCTATAGAAAGAACCCTCGTGGGTAGAGGAGGTCCCGCTACTCAGAACTTCCTTAGCTTGAGCAGTAGCAGTATAGATTTTGGAACAGTTCCCAGGTTTTCAAGCGTAGGAAAGGTAATAGTGGTCAGGAACATAACTTCTTCTACGCTGGAGTTCAATGTAGCTGTTGCAGGTAGCGGTTTCTTTACGAATGTAGTGGGATGCACATGTAATGATAATTACGTATCTAACGGAACGGAGTGTATACCAAGTACTACACCACCTCTTCCTACATCAACCAGGGCTTACAAGCTAAGACCAGGTGAGGTGTGTTCCATAGCGGTAGGGTTCTCTCCTCCTCTCTCTGCAAGGGGTACACTCGGTGGTGTGCTTATATTTGACACTCAGGCTCAGGCTGTAAGCGTCCCTATGACCGCTCAGGTTCCCACCTCTAATCCTCCTACCACACCTCCATCTCTTCCTTCGGTGGGTTCAGGAGGAGGCGGTGGATGCACTATGGGATATGGTAATGCATCTCTGTTCTTTGCATGGTTCTTTGTTCCCTTTGCTCTTCTGTCAAAGAGACTATTTAACAGAAGGTAA